The Spirosoma foliorum genome has a window encoding:
- a CDS encoding Gfo/Idh/MocA family protein — translation MNQSDNSTPEQNNSGTTSRRQFIQASALAATSFFIVPRHVLGGKGFIAPSDKLNIAGVGFGGKGFSDTNNSYNNGANNIVALCDVDWGLPRVKENFTKHPNAKRYKDFREMLDKEGKAIDAVTVSTADHTHAVVAMAAMQRGKHVYVQKPLTHNIYEARALTEAARKYKVVTQMGNQGSSNPQQKQMVEWFDKGLLGTVHTVNLWTNRPVWPQGIPVPAAVDQIPVDLDWDLWLGPAQKVGYTPAYHPFKWRGWWNFGAGALGDIGCHIMDTPFRVLGLGYPTEVETSVGQVFIKDWTPEYIPEGCPPSSHVELKFPATSKNKSVVKMIWEDGGIRPFRPEMLPEGEPMPENGENGVLIHGDKGLLICGMYGEDPKLYTKDGKKIVGDPKPKPADGSKPLPENGHQVLWTEACKAGFNSKEHKALTSSFDFAGPLTESVLMGNLAIRSYNVRAPKADGKGFTYPGRKQLTWDGKNMKITNFDEANQFVKREYRQGWSLNA, via the coding sequence ATGAATCAGTCAGATAACTCTACGCCTGAGCAGAACAACTCGGGCACCACTTCGAGACGGCAATTCATTCAGGCTAGTGCTTTAGCGGCTACTAGTTTCTTTATTGTACCACGCCATGTACTCGGAGGTAAAGGTTTCATTGCACCCAGCGACAAGCTCAACATTGCCGGTGTCGGTTTTGGCGGTAAAGGGTTCAGTGATACTAATAACTCGTATAACAACGGAGCCAATAACATCGTGGCTCTGTGCGATGTAGACTGGGGCCTCCCCCGTGTTAAAGAAAACTTCACCAAGCACCCCAACGCGAAACGCTACAAGGATTTCCGTGAGATGCTGGATAAAGAAGGAAAAGCCATTGATGCCGTTACCGTGTCGACCGCCGACCATACGCACGCAGTTGTAGCGATGGCAGCCATGCAGCGCGGCAAGCACGTATATGTGCAGAAACCCCTGACACACAACATTTACGAAGCTCGGGCACTAACCGAAGCTGCTCGTAAATACAAAGTTGTGACCCAAATGGGTAACCAGGGCTCGTCCAATCCCCAGCAAAAACAAATGGTGGAGTGGTTCGATAAAGGACTTCTGGGCACAGTACATACGGTGAACCTCTGGACCAACCGTCCTGTGTGGCCACAAGGCATTCCGGTACCAGCAGCAGTGGATCAAATCCCTGTTGATCTGGATTGGGATCTCTGGCTCGGACCAGCTCAAAAAGTGGGCTATACCCCTGCTTATCACCCATTCAAATGGCGTGGCTGGTGGAACTTTGGTGCTGGTGCTTTGGGCGATATCGGTTGCCACATCATGGATACACCATTCCGCGTACTCGGCCTGGGTTACCCAACTGAGGTTGAAACCAGCGTTGGTCAGGTATTCATCAAAGACTGGACACCGGAGTACATTCCTGAAGGTTGCCCACCATCGTCGCACGTGGAATTGAAATTCCCCGCAACGTCTAAAAACAAATCGGTGGTAAAAATGATCTGGGAAGATGGAGGCATTCGTCCTTTCCGTCCAGAGATGTTGCCAGAAGGTGAGCCAATGCCAGAAAATGGTGAAAACGGTGTACTTATCCACGGCGACAAAGGTTTGCTGATCTGCGGCATGTATGGCGAAGATCCAAAACTGTACACCAAGGATGGTAAGAAAATCGTAGGTGATCCGAAGCCAAAGCCAGCTGATGGCTCTAAGCCGTTGCCAGAAAATGGTCACCAGGTGCTATGGACCGAAGCTTGTAAAGCTGGTTTCAACAGCAAAGAGCACAAAGCACTTACGTCGTCTTTTGACTTTGCTGGCCCTCTGACCGAATCCGTTCTGATGGGTAACCTGGCGATTCGTAGCTACAACGTTCGCGCGCCTAAAGCCGACGGTAAAGGCTTTACCTATCCTGGCCGGAAACAACTGACCTGGGATGGTAAAAACATGAAAATCACGAACTTCGACGAAGCGAACCAGTTCGTTAAGCGCGAATACCGCCAAGGCTGGTCGTTAAACGCGTAA
- a CDS encoding GntR family transcriptional regulator, whose amino-acid sequence MIYHIKINDYSNTPKYQQIYNSIVEGIENRDILPGDKLPSIHELCAEFDISKGTIERAYELLKEKEIIGAVKGKGYYINYTPTGNNLKVFLLFNKLSAHKKIIYDSFVELLGPGVAIDFFIYNNDFRLFRDLIQRQARNHTHYVIIGHFFEGGEKADELINSLPKHKLIILDKLVEGITGSYGAVFQNFERDLYQSLTDALPLLKKYSTLCILFPSYSYHPKAILNGFYKFCYEHGFKTKVINTVQNEVIEPGHAYINLMEEDLVELIKRIKETPYIVGNEVGILSYNDTPLKEFLLDGITVISTDFAQMGRTAARLVLNASVEHVENPFRLIVRKSL is encoded by the coding sequence ATGATTTATCACATAAAGATCAACGACTATTCAAATACGCCTAAATACCAGCAGATTTATAATTCGATAGTCGAAGGCATTGAAAATCGGGATATTCTACCGGGCGATAAGCTACCGTCTATTCACGAACTCTGCGCCGAATTTGATATTTCGAAGGGCACGATTGAGCGGGCTTATGAGCTTTTAAAAGAGAAAGAAATTATTGGGGCCGTAAAGGGAAAAGGCTATTACATCAACTACACACCGACAGGAAACAACCTAAAAGTATTCCTGTTATTCAACAAGTTAAGCGCCCACAAAAAAATCATTTATGATTCCTTCGTCGAACTGCTGGGGCCGGGGGTTGCCATTGATTTTTTCATCTACAACAATGACTTTCGCCTGTTTCGGGATCTGATTCAGCGGCAGGCTCGTAACCATACCCACTACGTCATTATCGGCCATTTTTTCGAAGGGGGCGAAAAAGCCGATGAACTCATCAACAGTTTACCAAAGCACAAATTAATTATCCTGGACAAGCTGGTGGAAGGGATAACGGGGAGCTATGGGGCTGTATTCCAGAATTTTGAACGTGACTTGTATCAGTCGTTAACTGATGCGCTCCCGCTACTGAAAAAGTATTCGACTCTGTGCATACTGTTCCCGTCGTATAGCTATCATCCCAAGGCTATTCTCAACGGATTTTACAAATTCTGCTATGAGCATGGATTTAAAACCAAGGTGATTAATACCGTTCAGAATGAGGTAATTGAACCGGGCCATGCTTATATCAATCTGATGGAAGAAGACCTTGTTGAGCTTATCAAACGCATAAAGGAAACTCCCTATATCGTGGGAAATGAAGTTGGCATTCTTTCGTACAACGACACGCCACTGAAGGAATTTTTGCTGGATGGCATTACCGTTATTTCCACCGATTTTGCTCAAATGGGCCGGACGGCGGCACGCTTAGTCCTGAACGCCAGCGTTGAGCACGTCGAAAATCCATTCCGGCTGATTGTTCGCAAATCGCTTTAA
- a CDS encoding bifunctional aldolase/short-chain dehydrogenase, whose product MLSTIKTYRHVSYLWDEEKAASLANDNPQEQEVALLLYRSNLLGADLRLTNYGGGNTSCKTTSRDPLTGKSTEVMWIKGSGGDIGTLTRGGLAALYMNRLHSLKEVYRGLEFEDEMVELFNYSIFDLASKAPSIDTPLHGFLPYKHIDHLHPDAAIAIAAAKDGKRITEELFNGTIGWVDWQRPGFDLGLKLEQCITENPGIRGIMLGSHGLFTWGETAYESYVNTLDVIETCAQFLEDSYTKKGAQFGGSVRESLPKEDRKTQAAQLAPVLRGLCSSQNRMIGHFTDDDRVLEFINSADLARLAPMGTSCPDHFLRTKISPLVLDLASDQDVTDAAAIREKLTPAFEAYRDMYQAYYDTCKHPNSPAIRDKNPVVILWPGVGMFTFAKDKQTARVAAEFYINAINVMKGAEAISGYTSLPRQEAFDIEYWLLEEAKLQRMPKPKPLTGKVALITGSAGGIGKAIAKKFADEGACVVINDNDADRLASANSEFGKKYGRDTHAAAQLDVTNTETIANAFKTASLAFGGVDIVVNCAGLSISKPIEEHTEADWDLLYDVLVKGQFLVTQQGVAVMRKQELGGDVLNIVSKNALVSGPNNAGYGSAKAAQLHLSRLNAAELGKDHIRVNVVNPDAVISDSKIWAGAWAEGRAKAYGITVAELPAYYAKRTLLNEIILPEDIANACLAFVNGLLSKSTGNVLNVDGGVAMAFVR is encoded by the coding sequence ATGCTATCAACCATCAAAACCTATCGGCATGTAAGTTACTTGTGGGATGAAGAAAAGGCGGCCTCTTTAGCGAATGACAACCCGCAGGAACAGGAAGTTGCCCTGTTGCTGTATCGGTCCAATTTATTGGGAGCCGATTTGCGCCTTACGAACTACGGCGGAGGCAACACGTCCTGCAAAACCACGTCTCGAGACCCACTCACTGGAAAATCCACCGAAGTTATGTGGATCAAGGGCTCTGGTGGTGATATCGGTACCCTCACACGTGGTGGACTGGCGGCCCTGTATATGAACCGGTTGCATAGTCTTAAAGAGGTTTACCGTGGGCTCGAATTCGAAGACGAAATGGTTGAATTGTTCAACTACAGCATTTTCGATTTAGCCTCCAAAGCTCCTTCTATCGACACACCTTTGCACGGTTTTCTACCTTACAAACACATCGACCACCTGCATCCCGATGCGGCTATTGCCATTGCCGCTGCCAAAGACGGCAAACGGATTACGGAAGAGCTGTTCAACGGGACGATCGGCTGGGTCGACTGGCAACGGCCGGGCTTCGATCTGGGTCTGAAACTGGAACAATGCATTACCGAAAATCCGGGTATTCGGGGAATTATGCTTGGTTCACATGGCCTATTCACCTGGGGCGAGACGGCCTATGAAAGCTATGTAAACACCCTGGATGTGATTGAAACCTGCGCTCAGTTTCTGGAAGATAGCTACACGAAAAAAGGCGCTCAATTTGGTGGATCGGTTCGTGAATCGTTGCCTAAAGAGGACCGAAAAACGCAGGCGGCCCAACTAGCCCCTGTTCTGCGAGGCTTATGTTCGAGCCAGAACCGAATGATCGGGCATTTTACCGACGATGACCGGGTGCTGGAATTCATCAACTCCGCCGATCTGGCCCGACTGGCTCCAATGGGAACAAGTTGCCCCGATCACTTCCTGCGAACCAAAATCAGCCCACTCGTGCTGGATTTAGCGTCTGATCAGGACGTAACCGATGCTGCGGCTATTCGGGAGAAATTGACACCAGCGTTCGAGGCTTATCGCGATATGTATCAGGCGTATTACGACACTTGTAAACACCCGAATTCGCCCGCTATTCGTGATAAAAATCCGGTTGTTATTCTCTGGCCGGGCGTGGGTATGTTCACGTTTGCTAAGGACAAACAAACGGCCCGTGTAGCCGCTGAATTTTACATCAATGCCATCAATGTCATGAAGGGTGCCGAAGCCATTTCTGGCTATACGTCCCTGCCACGACAGGAAGCGTTTGATATCGAATACTGGTTGCTGGAAGAGGCTAAACTTCAACGAATGCCCAAGCCAAAACCGTTAACGGGTAAGGTGGCGCTGATTACAGGCAGCGCGGGAGGCATTGGAAAAGCCATCGCCAAAAAGTTTGCCGATGAAGGAGCCTGCGTGGTCATCAACGATAACGATGCCGACCGACTTGCATCGGCCAACAGCGAATTTGGAAAGAAATACGGACGAGATACACATGCCGCTGCTCAACTCGACGTAACCAACACAGAGACAATTGCTAACGCTTTTAAGACGGCCAGTTTAGCCTTCGGAGGTGTCGATATTGTGGTCAACTGTGCGGGTTTATCAATCTCTAAACCCATTGAAGAGCATACCGAAGCCGATTGGGATTTACTGTACGATGTTCTGGTGAAGGGCCAGTTTTTAGTGACTCAACAAGGCGTTGCCGTAATGCGTAAGCAGGAGCTTGGGGGCGATGTGCTGAATATTGTCAGCAAAAACGCACTAGTCTCCGGCCCGAACAATGCAGGTTATGGTTCGGCAAAAGCGGCCCAATTACATCTGAGCCGATTGAACGCGGCTGAGTTAGGAAAAGATCATATTCGGGTCAACGTAGTCAACCCCGACGCCGTTATTTCCGATTCTAAAATCTGGGCAGGTGCCTGGGCCGAAGGCCGTGCCAAAGCCTACGGTATCACCGTTGCCGAATTGCCCGCCTATTACGCCAAACGGACCTTACTGAATGAAATTATCCTGCCTGAAGACATTGCTAATGCGTGTTTGGCGTTTGTGAATGGCCTATTATCCAAATCTACCGGTAATGTACTTAATGTAGATGGGGGTGTTGCTATGGCCTTTGTCAGGTAA
- a CDS encoding DUF1501 domain-containing protein gives MKTYWNRREFLQKTSAATMAAFAAGAPMSSLLSGCSPSKKPGQTNGTADTVILLWMAGGMAHTETFDPKRYTPFTKGMEGNRVLSTFKSVPTVLDGIHFSEGLESIGKVMDKGTLIRSYVAADMGHILHSRHQYHWHTCYEPPQTVAAPHLGSWIAKELGSKNPVIPAFVDIGQRFTVGEAEELKAFHTAGFLGNEFGPFFIPDPSQGLESVRPPVGMDAKRFERRNQLYNDLISNGPMGEFGSDYQKESLKRSMEQAYMLLNSPEAKAFDLSQEPKASYDIYNTGKFGLGCLLARRLTEQGARFISVTTEYEPFKGWDTHENGHTRLEDMKKQIDGPIAQLIKDLDKTGHLDRTIVILASEFSRDMMVEGRPGAKVLEQVNQPDILSDLKFYGMHRHFTDGCSILMFGGGIKKGFVYGKTADERPCKTIENPVHIDGIHQTIYHALGIPPDTHYEVEKRPFYSTPDGLGKPVMDLLI, from the coding sequence ATGAAAACGTACTGGAATAGACGGGAGTTTTTACAGAAAACAAGTGCGGCTACGATGGCCGCTTTTGCGGCTGGTGCTCCTATGTCGAGTCTTTTGTCGGGTTGCAGTCCGTCGAAGAAACCGGGTCAAACAAACGGTACCGCCGACACCGTAATTCTGCTTTGGATGGCGGGCGGCATGGCGCATACTGAAACCTTTGACCCTAAGCGCTATACACCCTTCACAAAGGGCATGGAAGGCAATCGGGTGCTGAGTACGTTCAAGTCAGTGCCGACAGTACTGGATGGTATTCACTTTTCGGAAGGACTTGAATCCATTGGCAAGGTGATGGATAAGGGCACCCTGATACGGTCGTATGTAGCGGCTGATATGGGGCATATTCTGCACTCGCGTCATCAGTATCATTGGCACACCTGCTATGAGCCGCCCCAAACGGTAGCGGCTCCGCATCTGGGTTCCTGGATTGCGAAAGAACTCGGTTCCAAAAATCCAGTGATTCCTGCCTTTGTCGATATTGGTCAGCGGTTTACGGTAGGTGAAGCTGAAGAACTAAAAGCGTTTCATACAGCGGGTTTTCTAGGCAATGAATTTGGGCCTTTCTTTATCCCCGACCCCAGTCAGGGTCTGGAAAGCGTTCGGCCACCCGTTGGGATGGATGCGAAACGGTTTGAGCGACGGAACCAACTCTACAACGACCTGATCAGCAATGGACCGATGGGGGAATTTGGCAGCGATTACCAGAAAGAGTCACTTAAACGGTCGATGGAGCAGGCGTATATGTTGCTCAATTCTCCCGAAGCCAAGGCGTTTGATCTGAGCCAGGAACCTAAAGCGAGCTATGATATCTACAATACCGGTAAATTCGGACTAGGCTGTCTGCTCGCCCGTCGACTTACCGAACAGGGTGCCCGGTTCATCAGTGTGACGACAGAGTACGAGCCGTTTAAGGGCTGGGACACGCACGAGAATGGACACACACGCCTGGAGGATATGAAAAAACAGATCGACGGCCCTATTGCGCAACTCATTAAGGATCTGGATAAAACCGGACATCTGGATCGTACCATCGTCATTCTGGCCAGTGAATTTAGTCGGGATATGATGGTGGAAGGGCGACCCGGAGCCAAAGTGTTGGAACAGGTCAATCAACCGGATATTCTGTCGGATCTAAAGTTTTACGGCATGCATCGCCATTTTACAGATGGGTGTTCGATTCTAATGTTTGGCGGAGGAATTAAAAAAGGCTTCGTTTACGGTAAAACTGCTGATGAGCGTCCGTGCAAAACCATTGAAAATCCGGTTCATATCGATGGGATTCACCAAACGATTTATCACGCATTGGGCATCCCACCCGATACGCATTACGAAGTGGAGAAGCGCCCGTTTTATTCGACGCCAGATGGGCTGGGAAAACCCGTTATGGACTTGTTGATCTGA
- a CDS encoding PSD1 and planctomycete cytochrome C domain-containing protein yields the protein MQSCATSSANHSGSEAIPEVVSYNFDIRPILSDKCLACHGPDANKREAGLRLDMAESAYKALKEHPSAHALVPGKPELSEVFLRISSTDTAMMMPPPSSNLKLSAREIKLIEKWIQQGATYEKHWAFVAPKKPALPTVKETDWPKNEIDYFILQKQEEKGLKPNDEADKERLLKRLSFDLVGLPPSLQLMDSFLADKSANAYEKAVDQLLKNPAYGEKMALHWLDLARYADSHGYQDDGYRTQWPWRDWVIHAFNKNMHYNDFVTWQLAGDLMPNSTKEQLLATGFNRNHKITEEGGTIPEEYRTMYVTDRTDLLGKGLLGVTIECAHCHDHKYDPFPQKEYYQLFAFFNNVKEVGIESVIGGPDTYAKKPLMEICDEDIQSILSFVNKRDTNRLIVSVMGDLDTTRKTFLLKRGAYDAPGEEVQVGTPTAILPFNPSYPKNRLGLSKWMFDKKNPLTARVYVNHLWQEFFGKGIVKTSGDFGMQGDLPTHPALLDWLAVDFMEHGWDIKRLVKQMVTSATYRQSAVITPEKLATDPDNVLLARGPRYRIQAEFIKDLVLSSSGLLNPTIGGPSVKPYQPAGLWEGATSGRGLLSAYNQDHGSSLYRRGIYTLIKRTVPPPSMAIFDASNRDLCEVRRLKTNTPLQALVMLNDPTVLEASRVLAARLLQENSAVNDKISKAFRLIVSRQPNKKETELLTAYYEKELKKLTPASTERSLAVGEYLIPARIDKKKLAALMRVVTTIYNLEETITKS from the coding sequence ATGCAATCCTGCGCAACTAGTTCAGCTAATCACAGTGGGTCGGAAGCTATTCCAGAGGTGGTTAGCTATAACTTCGATATCCGCCCTATTCTTTCGGACAAATGCCTGGCCTGTCATGGTCCCGATGCGAACAAACGCGAAGCTGGACTACGGCTCGATATGGCCGAAAGTGCTTATAAAGCTCTGAAAGAACACCCATCGGCTCATGCACTGGTACCCGGCAAACCCGAACTGTCGGAAGTGTTTTTGCGAATTAGCTCGACCGACACGGCGATGATGATGCCCCCGCCTTCGTCGAATCTGAAACTATCAGCTCGTGAAATAAAGTTGATCGAGAAATGGATTCAGCAAGGGGCGACCTACGAGAAACACTGGGCGTTTGTAGCCCCCAAGAAACCGGCTCTTCCAACTGTAAAAGAAACCGACTGGCCCAAAAACGAAATTGACTATTTCATCTTGCAAAAGCAGGAAGAGAAGGGCTTAAAGCCCAATGATGAAGCTGATAAAGAACGATTGCTGAAACGCTTGAGTTTCGATTTAGTCGGGTTGCCACCTAGTCTGCAACTAATGGACAGTTTTCTAGCTGACAAGAGTGCCAACGCTTATGAGAAAGCTGTCGATCAGTTACTGAAAAATCCGGCTTACGGCGAAAAAATGGCGTTGCATTGGCTTGATCTGGCTCGTTATGCCGATTCGCACGGGTATCAGGATGATGGCTACCGAACGCAGTGGCCCTGGCGCGATTGGGTGATTCATGCATTCAACAAAAACATGCATTACAACGATTTCGTGACCTGGCAGCTGGCGGGCGATTTGATGCCAAACTCTACTAAAGAGCAGTTGCTCGCGACGGGTTTCAACCGGAATCACAAAATAACCGAAGAAGGAGGCACGATTCCCGAAGAATACCGAACCATGTATGTGACCGACCGAACTGACCTGTTGGGTAAAGGCTTATTAGGCGTAACCATCGAATGCGCGCATTGCCACGATCACAAATACGACCCGTTTCCTCAGAAAGAATATTACCAGCTCTTTGCCTTCTTCAATAATGTGAAGGAAGTGGGTATCGAGTCGGTGATTGGTGGGCCGGATACCTATGCCAAGAAACCACTGATGGAAATCTGCGATGAAGACATTCAAAGCATTTTGTCGTTCGTCAATAAGCGGGATACCAATCGGCTGATTGTGTCGGTGATGGGTGATTTGGATACGACTCGCAAAACGTTTTTGCTGAAACGCGGAGCCTATGATGCGCCGGGCGAAGAAGTTCAGGTTGGGACACCTACGGCAATTCTTCCGTTCAATCCAAGCTATCCCAAAAATCGGTTAGGGCTATCTAAATGGATGTTCGACAAAAAGAACCCGCTCACGGCTCGTGTGTATGTCAATCATTTATGGCAGGAGTTTTTCGGGAAAGGCATCGTGAAAACGTCCGGTGATTTCGGCATGCAGGGTGACCTCCCCACGCACCCCGCTTTACTCGACTGGCTGGCCGTCGATTTTATGGAACATGGCTGGGATATCAAACGGCTGGTCAAGCAGATGGTGACTTCGGCTACCTACCGACAATCGGCCGTGATAACGCCCGAAAAACTGGCCACTGACCCAGACAACGTACTTCTGGCGCGTGGCCCTCGCTACCGAATTCAGGCTGAGTTTATCAAAGATTTAGTCCTGAGCAGTAGCGGATTATTAAACCCAACCATTGGCGGGCCGAGTGTAAAACCGTATCAACCTGCGGGTTTGTGGGAAGGCGCTACATCAGGGCGTGGCCTGCTTTCTGCTTACAATCAGGATCATGGGTCCAGCCTGTATCGACGGGGGATATATACGCTCATTAAACGAACCGTTCCTCCACCGTCAATGGCGATTTTCGATGCCAGCAACCGCGATCTCTGCGAGGTTCGACGCTTGAAAACCAACACGCCGTTGCAGGCGTTGGTCATGCTCAACGACCCAACCGTACTGGAAGCGTCGCGAGTGTTGGCGGCTAGGTTATTGCAGGAAAATAGTGCTGTGAACGATAAGATCAGCAAGGCGTTCCGCCTGATCGTGAGTCGGCAACCAAACAAAAAAGAAACCGAACTGCTAACGGCCTATTACGAAAAGGAACTGAAAAAGCTTACGCCAGCCAGTACGGAGAGATCGCTGGCAGTGGGTGAATATCTAATTCCGGCTCGTATCGATAAGAAAAAACTGGCTGCTCTGATGCGAGTTGTAACGACGATTTATAATCTGGAAGAAACCATCACAAAGTCTTGA